A single window of Meiothermus sp. DNA harbors:
- a CDS encoding 3-hydroxybutyrate dehydrogenase, translating to MILHGKTALITGAGSGIGKAIAEVFAREGARVILNDLSPAGAEVAQAVGGVFIQADLSDQAAVRELAQKALEPGPIDILVNNAGLQRIYPVDEFPEETWNRMLQVLLTAPFQLIKYTLPGMKARKWGRILNISSLHGLVASPYKSAYISAKHGLMGLTKTVALEVAEHGITCNAICPAYVRTALVESQIADQARTLGISEAEVIEKVMLAPAAIKRLIEPEEVAEYALFLASDKAGAITGSAQVMDLGWTAR from the coding sequence ATGATTCTACACGGCAAAACTGCCCTCATCACCGGGGCCGGCAGCGGCATCGGCAAGGCCATCGCGGAGGTGTTCGCCCGGGAAGGGGCCCGGGTTATCTTGAACGACCTCTCACCTGCCGGAGCGGAGGTTGCCCAGGCGGTGGGAGGGGTCTTTATCCAGGCCGACCTTTCCGACCAAGCCGCGGTTAGAGAGCTGGCGCAAAAAGCCCTCGAGCCAGGCCCCATCGACATTCTGGTCAACAACGCCGGCCTGCAGCGCATCTACCCGGTAGACGAGTTCCCCGAAGAGACCTGGAACCGGATGCTCCAGGTGCTCCTGACCGCCCCGTTTCAGCTCATCAAGTACACCTTGCCGGGCATGAAAGCCCGCAAATGGGGGCGCATCCTCAACATTTCCTCGCTGCATGGGCTGGTGGCCAGCCCCTACAAGTCGGCCTACATCTCGGCCAAGCACGGCCTGATGGGCCTGACCAAAACCGTGGCGCTCGAGGTGGCAGAGCATGGAATTACCTGCAATGCCATCTGCCCGGCCTATGTGCGCACTGCCCTGGTGGAGTCGCAGATTGCCGACCAGGCCCGCACGCTGGGTATTTCCGAGGCCGAGGTCATCGAAAAGGTCATGTTGGCCCCGGCGGCCATCAAGCGCCTGATCGAGCCGGAGGAAGTGGCCGAGTACGCCCTGTTTTTGGCCTCCGACAAGGCCGGGGCCATCACCGGTTCGGCACAGGTGATGGATCTGGGTTGGACTGCGCGCTAG
- a CDS encoding ABC transporter ATP-binding protein, producing the protein MKLTVTDLTAGYGKAQVLFGVGLEVAEGELVALLGANGAGKTTALRTISGLIRPWSGQIKLDGQSLGGLSAARRAHLGLGHVPEGRQLFPLMTVEENLLLGAAFLAWASKSETLERVYGLFPRLAERKTQLAGTLSGGEQQMLAIGRALMGRPKILMVDEPSLGLSPKLAEEVLSTLSQVKKEGVGVLLVEQNVALSLEVADRGYVVEHGRVVLQGSAYELSSNEGVQKAYLAL; encoded by the coding sequence GTGAAGCTCACCGTGACCGACCTGACCGCAGGCTACGGCAAGGCCCAGGTGTTGTTTGGCGTCGGCCTCGAGGTGGCCGAGGGCGAGTTGGTCGCCCTGCTCGGCGCCAACGGTGCAGGCAAGACCACCGCCTTGCGCACTATCTCCGGCTTGATTCGCCCCTGGAGCGGCCAGATCAAGCTGGACGGGCAGAGCCTGGGGGGGTTGTCGGCAGCCCGACGGGCGCATCTGGGCCTGGGGCACGTCCCCGAAGGCCGACAGCTCTTTCCCCTGATGACGGTAGAAGAAAACCTGTTGCTGGGAGCTGCGTTTCTGGCCTGGGCGAGCAAATCCGAAACCCTCGAGCGGGTCTATGGGCTCTTCCCCCGTCTGGCCGAGCGCAAGACCCAATTAGCCGGAACCCTCTCCGGCGGCGAGCAGCAGATGCTGGCCATCGGGCGGGCCCTGATGGGCAGGCCCAAAATCCTGATGGTGGACGAACCCAGCCTGGGCCTCTCCCCTAAACTGGCCGAGGAGGTGCTCAGCACCTTGTCGCAGGTGAAAAAAGAAGGGGTGGGCGTACTCCTGGTAGAGCAAAACGTGGCCCTGAGCCTCGAGGTAGCCGACCGGGGCTATGTGGTGGAGCATGGCCGGGTGGTCTTGCAGGGCAGCGCCTACGAGCTATCCAGCAACGAAGGGGTGCAAAAGGCCTACCTGGCCTTGTAA
- the dnaG gene encoding DNA primase, producing the protein MDAQTAQAIELIRSRMPIQELVGRYVTLKPSGKGTWKGLCPFHQEKTPSFQVNEAKGLCYCFGCKNGGDIFAFLQKIEGIEFREALERLAQETGVELPQYKGRSSARKETLQVLELTQAYFRSCLGGEALQYLQARGLTPESIEQFGLGYAPASWDGLLKYLHGQGVSPQEALEAGVLMEREGRFLDRFRNRITFPIQDPLGRIVAFTARALTKDDNPKYLNSPETALFKKSLLLYGYPQARPAIRERGRAVVVEGLFDVIALHQMGFGEAVAVLGSSLSAEQAHLLKRADAAELYLAFDADEAGRKATLQSLNLEIARSFVVYAVLLEGGKDPGDLLLVPDGKDRFAKALDSALPEVEYRFEVAASGLDLRRPEHKQKVLEALKPRLISSEPFDRVVEKLKAKVIGALELSPRALEDYLAKERSSSAGRMARTPRRPDSSAHLGLNRPDLTEKRLLRELDVIALLYSVPEEEFVEWALYVEDHTWPPEGSLLADFMQAARSEQGKNRILKHFEQRGEGARLIDVLMKSPSFERANLEAHLTVAMARLREVYYEMRLDKLKTQLKSTTDLDEIRALTKDIQEVLQAIEAERRVYKR; encoded by the coding sequence ATGGATGCCCAGACTGCCCAGGCCATCGAACTGATTCGCTCCCGGATGCCCATTCAGGAGCTGGTGGGGCGGTATGTGACACTCAAACCCAGTGGCAAGGGCACCTGGAAGGGCTTGTGCCCTTTTCACCAGGAAAAAACCCCGTCGTTTCAGGTCAATGAGGCCAAAGGACTGTGCTACTGCTTTGGCTGTAAGAACGGGGGCGACATCTTTGCTTTTTTGCAAAAGATTGAGGGCATCGAGTTTCGGGAGGCCCTGGAGCGACTTGCCCAGGAAACCGGCGTGGAGCTGCCACAGTACAAAGGACGCTCTTCTGCACGCAAGGAAACCCTGCAAGTCCTCGAGCTGACCCAGGCCTACTTTCGTTCCTGTCTGGGGGGCGAGGCCCTGCAGTACCTGCAAGCCCGCGGTCTGACCCCCGAATCTATCGAGCAGTTTGGCCTGGGCTATGCCCCGGCAAGCTGGGACGGCCTGCTCAAGTACCTTCACGGCCAGGGGGTGAGTCCCCAGGAGGCCCTGGAGGCGGGGGTGCTGATGGAGCGCGAGGGTCGCTTTTTGGATCGCTTCCGAAATCGCATCACCTTTCCCATCCAGGATCCCCTGGGCCGCATCGTGGCCTTCACGGCCCGGGCCCTGACGAAAGACGATAATCCCAAGTATCTCAACTCGCCCGAAACCGCCCTGTTCAAGAAAAGCTTGCTGCTTTATGGCTATCCCCAGGCCCGCCCTGCCATCCGGGAGCGGGGGCGGGCAGTGGTGGTGGAAGGGCTTTTCGATGTAATTGCCCTGCACCAGATGGGCTTTGGCGAGGCGGTAGCGGTACTGGGTTCCTCGCTTTCGGCCGAGCAGGCCCACCTCTTAAAGCGGGCCGATGCAGCAGAACTTTACCTGGCCTTCGATGCCGACGAGGCCGGGCGCAAGGCCACCCTGCAAAGCCTGAACCTGGAGATTGCCCGTAGCTTTGTGGTGTATGCGGTGCTGCTCGAGGGCGGCAAAGACCCCGGCGACTTGCTGCTTGTACCGGATGGCAAAGACCGCTTTGCAAAAGCCCTGGACTCGGCGTTGCCGGAAGTGGAGTACCGCTTTGAGGTGGCCGCCAGCGGGCTGGACTTGCGGCGTCCGGAACACAAGCAAAAAGTCCTGGAGGCCCTCAAGCCACGCCTGATCTCGAGCGAGCCCTTCGACCGGGTGGTGGAGAAGCTGAAGGCCAAGGTGATTGGGGCATTGGAGCTTTCGCCGCGTGCGCTGGAAGACTACCTGGCCAAAGAGCGATCCTCTTCTGCGGGCCGGATGGCTCGTACACCGCGGCGGCCCGATAGCTCGGCCCACCTGGGGCTAAACCGCCCCGACCTCACCGAAAAGCGCCTGCTGCGCGAGTTGGACGTGATTGCCCTGCTGTACTCGGTGCCCGAGGAGGAGTTTGTAGAGTGGGCGCTCTACGTCGAAGACCACACCTGGCCGCCGGAGGGCAGCCTGCTGGCCGACTTCATGCAGGCGGCCCGCTCCGAACAGGGTAAGAACCGCATCCTCAAGCACTTTGAGCAGCGGGGGGAGGGGGCCCGGCTGATTGATGTGCTGATGAAAAGCCCCAGCTTTGAACGGGCCAACCTCGAGGCCCACCTGACCGTGGCCATGGCCCGGCTGCGCGAGGTGTACTACGAAATGCGCCTGGACAAACTCAAAACCCAGCTCAAAAGCACCACAGACCTGGACGAGATTCGGGCCCTCACCAAAGACATCCAGGAAGTCTTGCAGGCCATCGAGGCCGAGCGACGGGTCTACAAGCGCTGA
- a CDS encoding ABC transporter ATP-binding protein, with protein sequence MLRVSGLSKRFGGVVAAREVNLEVRAGEILAVIGPNGAGKSTLLNLLSGLIRPDAGQIEFLGQDITHTPPEVRAWKGLGRAFQIVQPFHEMTVRENLMVGALYGKPGTSLKAARQVVEQVIELTGLTSKADTEAGELTLLEDKRLELARALCTQPRLLLLDEVMAGLRPSEAQEAVKLVQQIRESGVTVLFIEHLMPVVRALADRVVVMDYGQVIAEGPYEEVAANIKVREAYLGRSA encoded by the coding sequence GTGCTTAGGGTTAGCGGCCTGAGCAAACGCTTTGGCGGGGTGGTGGCGGCCCGGGAGGTGAACCTCGAGGTTCGCGCCGGCGAAATCCTGGCGGTGATTGGCCCCAACGGGGCGGGCAAAAGCACCCTGCTCAACCTGCTGTCGGGCCTTATACGCCCCGATGCCGGGCAGATCGAGTTTCTGGGCCAGGACATCACCCATACCCCGCCCGAGGTGCGGGCCTGGAAGGGGCTGGGACGGGCTTTTCAGATTGTGCAGCCCTTCCACGAGATGACCGTGCGGGAGAACCTGATGGTGGGCGCCCTCTACGGCAAGCCCGGCACCTCTCTGAAGGCCGCCCGGCAAGTGGTTGAGCAGGTCATCGAGCTCACCGGCCTGACCAGCAAAGCCGACACCGAAGCGGGAGAGCTAACGCTGCTCGAGGACAAGCGCCTCGAGCTCGCCCGAGCACTGTGCACCCAGCCCAGGCTACTGCTTTTGGACGAGGTGATGGCCGGCCTGCGCCCATCCGAGGCCCAAGAGGCCGTGAAGCTGGTGCAGCAAATCCGCGAAAGCGGCGTAACGGTGCTGTTTATCGAGCACCTGATGCCCGTGGTACGGGCCCTGGCCGACCGGGTGGTAGTGATGGACTACGGCCAGGTGATCGCCGAGGGCCCCTATGAGGAGGTTGCGGCAAATATCAAGGTGCGCGAGGCCTATCTGGGGAGGAGTGCGTGA
- a CDS encoding branched-chain amino acid ABC transporter permease: MILAGVLLLLALVLPGLPLGQWRAFLLDAAQFAFLISALALAWDMLARTGQLSLAHGAFFGLGAYAAALSAPALGTIPALLVGGGVAALSSLLLGLATLRLQGMYFAIATLAFSEVMRTLVLKAEFTGGSIGLPVQPAFGGAYPLGGYYLAVAVLLICTVVSLLLSKSRLHYAMAATRQGEAVARVLGVPVVRVKLVTFLISAFLAGLGGGVYAMKTLFLSPYDAFGLGRAVEALVIPIFGGLYTTAGPLLGGLIIVSLETWLRLRIGEGYLVVYGVVLVLTILFLPKGLMSLFSRKGGQRA, encoded by the coding sequence GTGATTCTGGCCGGGGTTCTTCTGCTCTTGGCCCTGGTTTTGCCGGGGCTGCCCCTGGGCCAGTGGCGGGCCTTCCTGCTGGATGCTGCCCAGTTTGCCTTCTTGATTAGCGCGCTGGCCCTGGCCTGGGACATGCTGGCCCGCACCGGGCAGCTCTCGCTGGCCCACGGGGCTTTTTTTGGGCTGGGGGCGTATGCCGCTGCACTCTCGGCCCCTGCCCTGGGCACCATTCCGGCCCTTTTGGTAGGCGGAGGGGTGGCGGCCCTCTCGAGCCTGCTGCTCGGTCTAGCCACTTTGCGCTTGCAAGGCATGTACTTTGCCATCGCTACCCTGGCCTTTAGCGAGGTAATGCGCACGCTGGTGCTCAAAGCAGAGTTCACCGGCGGCTCGATTGGCCTGCCGGTACAGCCCGCGTTTGGCGGGGCCTACCCACTGGGGGGCTACTACCTGGCAGTGGCGGTATTGCTGATCTGTACGGTGGTAAGCCTGCTGTTGAGCAAGAGCCGCCTCCACTATGCCATGGCGGCCACCCGGCAGGGGGAGGCGGTGGCCCGGGTGCTGGGGGTGCCGGTGGTACGGGTGAAGCTCGTGACGTTCCTGATCTCGGCCTTCCTGGCCGGGCTCGGGGGCGGGGTGTACGCCATGAAGACCCTGTTTCTCTCGCCTTACGATGCCTTCGGCCTGGGCCGGGCCGTCGAGGCTTTGGTAATTCCGATTTTTGGCGGGCTCTATACCACCGCCGGGCCGCTGTTGGGAGGCTTGATCATTGTGAGCCTCGAGACCTGGCTACGCCTGCGCATCGGCGAGGGCTATCTGGTGGTGTACGGGGTGGTGCTGGTGCTGACCATTCTGTTTTTGCCCAAGGGCCTGATGAGCCTGTTTAGCCGCAAGGGAGGCCAGCGTGCTTAG
- a CDS encoding VOC family protein: MKIAGVLETCVYVSDLEAAKGFYQGLLGLELFAEQPGRHLFFRVGPGVFLVFNPVATRQETLLPPHGAEGSVHVCFRVPAADLQSWAERLLSQGYRIAWAEWTAGRSLYVRDPAGNLVELAPAAIWGLEQGDGG; encoded by the coding sequence ATGAAAATTGCAGGGGTGCTGGAAACCTGTGTGTATGTCTCCGACCTGGAAGCTGCCAAGGGCTTTTACCAGGGGTTGTTGGGCCTCGAGCTTTTTGCCGAGCAGCCAGGGCGGCACTTATTTTTCCGCGTGGGGCCGGGGGTTTTTCTGGTGTTTAACCCTGTAGCCACCCGGCAGGAAACCCTCCTGCCCCCGCACGGGGCGGAGGGAAGTGTGCACGTGTGTTTTAGGGTGCCCGCAGCGGATCTGCAAAGTTGGGCCGAGCGGCTCTTGAGTCAGGGCTACAGGATTGCCTGGGCCGAATGGACAGCGGGTCGGAGCCTGTATGTGCGCGACCCGGCGGGAAACCTGGTAGAGCTGGCCCCGGCGGCAATTTGGGGCTTGGAGCAAGGGGATGGGGGGTGA
- a CDS encoding AAA family ATPase, translated as MICPRCGHTNVAGEENCVRCGNPLLPGGTFVQERRWVSAVFFDLSRFTEYALAHPLEDTWQAANTALQTAANHVRLFGGHIDKFFGDGFLAVFGVPRSQESDARAALEAAQAMVASSTLPGRAGVASGLVLRTPLGGGLAGDQTVLGPAVNLSQRLSQAAPPGEVWCDATTMRLVPGILTEALPPQPLKGYAEPLVPFRYLGLRSDPPDALGRDREVQILRQALEAVRAGAGRRVVLFGPMGVGKSHLAQHFVETLPEGVRGVVAPRLTTGVALRYALRQGLQKLLVDGLSRLRQLELPEHLRTILDYSIGIEEHPGLPSAELDNLLIQTWRTLLAGIAQDYPIVVVLDDLHNADPTVLEFTRRPAPPGVMLLLVARQNRWEPAEDLVLLPVGPLSLEDTQRLILRARPDLGPANSLHLAEASGGFPLAVQALSLTSNGEPEPIPLYQPRLDSLPRLARVALQAAAVLGSTAPPELVRHLVGEEADLARLVGEGFLEADEQGQLRFAIPWLREATLGQVGGQQVQNWHQQAARWYQRQGRLAEAATHLEAAGDTATAYRMWRVVAQQAWNEARYQGAILGYLEALRLAEGKVRWQAALEAAEAHLALGRYGEALELASFPLRAEDLPPALRQRAWALRLEASLALGQTDLMERPGFDEIAEPRLTLAVARTLPVDEACRMLEGLPAHLEGSARLVRARAWLRAGRPEKAQMEGQAYLSEPPNSPAEVFEARLVFSEALWRQYKLSDALSALGQPPGDVLPAWFSSLHHSAEAALRLDLGQFEAAAALLEESLILLEGAPPGVIEQVSRVRLRYLIESGQLDDALYFGETAVARAPSPALLSHLALVYALAPGAQNWLMLQRLIRGLEGIDNPEVRTVCELALGLRKWYQNQEGDAHLRKAVFLARRSHNPTFYFYALLALGLALQTQNPKKALALSHYLLSQTAARGFEAQHGYARLLRTQLLLAEGREPSSLLDFEPRTPLAQLWKTLLLGIVQGEKPGLTTYHFRGYGILGIWARWFASRPVVGLKLRSELPE; from the coding sequence ATGATTTGTCCCCGCTGTGGCCACACCAATGTTGCTGGTGAAGAGAACTGTGTCCGCTGTGGCAATCCACTGCTGCCCGGAGGCACTTTTGTACAGGAGCGCCGCTGGGTAAGTGCGGTTTTTTTCGACCTCTCGCGCTTTACCGAGTACGCCCTGGCCCACCCACTGGAGGATACCTGGCAGGCTGCCAACACCGCCCTCCAGACAGCGGCCAATCATGTGCGGCTTTTTGGGGGACACATAGACAAGTTTTTTGGCGATGGCTTTCTGGCGGTGTTTGGGGTTCCGCGTAGCCAGGAGTCCGATGCACGGGCGGCATTAGAAGCTGCGCAGGCCATGGTGGCCTCGAGTACCCTGCCGGGGCGGGCCGGGGTGGCCAGTGGACTGGTACTGCGGACGCCCCTGGGCGGGGGATTGGCGGGGGATCAGACCGTGCTGGGGCCTGCGGTCAATCTCTCGCAGCGTTTGTCGCAAGCAGCGCCCCCCGGCGAGGTCTGGTGTGATGCCACCACCATGCGGCTGGTGCCGGGGATACTGACCGAAGCCCTTCCCCCTCAACCCCTCAAGGGATATGCCGAACCGCTGGTGCCCTTTCGCTACCTCGGTTTGCGCTCCGATCCACCCGATGCCTTGGGCCGTGATCGGGAGGTTCAGATTCTGCGGCAGGCGCTGGAGGCCGTGCGGGCAGGAGCCGGGCGGCGGGTGGTGCTTTTTGGCCCCATGGGGGTGGGCAAGTCGCACCTGGCCCAGCACTTTGTCGAAACCCTGCCCGAAGGGGTACGCGGGGTGGTGGCCCCACGCCTGACCACCGGCGTGGCCCTACGCTACGCCCTGCGCCAGGGATTGCAGAAACTGCTGGTGGACGGCCTTTCAAGGCTGCGGCAGCTCGAGCTGCCCGAACACCTGCGCACCATTTTGGACTATAGCATCGGCATCGAGGAGCATCCCGGCCTGCCCAGCGCTGAACTCGATAACCTGCTGATCCAGACCTGGCGGACTTTGTTGGCGGGGATTGCCCAGGATTACCCCATCGTGGTGGTGCTAGACGATTTGCACAACGCCGATCCCACCGTGCTCGAGTTCACCCGGCGGCCCGCGCCCCCGGGGGTCATGCTTCTTTTGGTGGCCCGACAGAACCGTTGGGAACCTGCCGAGGATCTGGTACTCCTACCCGTGGGGCCTTTATCGCTGGAGGATACCCAGCGTCTTATTTTGCGTGCTCGCCCCGACCTGGGGCCCGCGAACAGCCTGCATCTGGCGGAGGCCAGCGGGGGTTTTCCCCTGGCGGTACAGGCCCTAAGCCTCACCAGCAACGGCGAGCCCGAGCCCATCCCGCTCTACCAGCCCCGGCTGGATAGCCTGCCGCGGCTGGCCCGGGTGGCCCTGCAAGCGGCGGCGGTGTTGGGTTCGACCGCTCCACCCGAACTGGTGCGACACCTGGTGGGAGAGGAGGCCGACCTGGCGCGCCTGGTGGGGGAGGGTTTCCTCGAGGCTGACGAACAGGGGCAGTTGCGCTTTGCCATCCCCTGGTTGCGCGAGGCCACCCTGGGTCAGGTGGGGGGGCAGCAAGTGCAGAACTGGCACCAGCAGGCCGCCCGTTGGTACCAGCGACAGGGGCGTCTGGCCGAGGCCGCCACTCACCTCGAGGCGGCCGGTGATACCGCCACAGCCTACCGGATGTGGCGGGTGGTGGCCCAACAAGCCTGGAACGAAGCACGCTACCAAGGCGCTATTCTGGGCTACCTCGAGGCCCTGCGGCTGGCCGAGGGTAAGGTGCGCTGGCAGGCCGCGCTCGAGGCCGCCGAGGCTCACCTGGCCCTGGGCCGCTACGGCGAGGCTCTCGAGCTGGCCAGTTTTCCTTTGCGGGCAGAGGATTTGCCGCCGGCACTGCGGCAACGGGCCTGGGCCCTCCGCTTGGAGGCCAGCCTGGCCCTGGGCCAGACCGACCTGATGGAACGCCCCGGGTTCGACGAGATTGCCGAACCACGCCTGACCCTAGCAGTGGCCCGCACCCTTCCAGTGGATGAGGCCTGCAGGATGTTAGAGGGGCTTCCGGCTCACCTCGAGGGTTCGGCCCGGCTGGTGCGGGCCCGAGCCTGGCTGCGCGCGGGTCGGCCTGAAAAGGCCCAAATGGAGGGCCAGGCCTACCTGAGCGAACCCCCCAATAGCCCCGCCGAAGTTTTTGAAGCTCGGCTGGTTTTTTCCGAGGCGCTTTGGCGGCAGTACAAGCTGAGCGATGCCCTGAGCGCTCTGGGCCAGCCCCCTGGCGATGTGCTGCCGGCTTGGTTTAGCAGCCTGCATCACAGCGCCGAGGCAGCCCTAAGGTTGGATTTGGGCCAGTTTGAAGCGGCGGCGGCCTTGCTGGAAGAAAGCTTGATTTTGCTCGAGGGCGCACCTCCTGGGGTAATTGAACAGGTGAGCCGGGTTCGCCTGCGCTACTTAATCGAATCGGGCCAGCTCGACGATGCGCTCTACTTTGGCGAAACCGCTGTGGCCCGAGCGCCCTCACCCGCTCTTTTGTCGCACCTGGCGCTGGTCTATGCCCTGGCTCCTGGAGCGCAGAACTGGCTTATGCTCCAACGCCTGATTCGGGGTCTGGAGGGGATAGATAACCCGGAAGTTAGAACGGTCTGCGAACTGGCCTTGGGGCTGCGTAAATGGTATCAGAACCAGGAAGGGGACGCCCATCTGCGCAAGGCAGTATTCCTCGCACGGCGGAGCCACAACCCAACCTTCTATTTCTATGCCTTGTTGGCCCTGGGGCTGGCTCTGCAAACCCAAAACCCCAAAAAGGCTTTGGCACTCTCGCACTATCTGCTAAGCCAAACAGCGGCTCGAGGTTTTGAAGCTCAGCACGGCTATGCGCGTCTTTTGCGGACACAGCTATTGCTGGCCGAGGGCCGGGAACCCTCGAGCCTTTTAGACTTTGAGCCCCGAACACCCTTGGCCCAACTCTGGAAAACCCTTTTGCTAGGGATTGTTCAAGGAGAAAAGCCGGGTCTAACGACCTACCATTTCCGAGGGTACGGAATCCTGGGTATCTGGGCCAGATGGTTTGCCTCTAGGCCCGTCGTTGGCTTGAAACTGCGCTCCGAACTGCCGGAGTGA
- a CDS encoding tail fiber domain-containing protein — translation MPYNKLFLVGAMLTAGGLFGLSVGDLITFKAGDPIKSAEVNANFSTLKAAVQSLEAPIGVSRLAVEGTPADGKVLKLQGASLTWADDLVGGPGTSYNADGTSLQLVGTTFSIKDGGVGNAKLADGAVTAGKLSLPLNLSSSSATAISLVNTAGNALSSVSSGGGIGVLGRGTTRGIVGTQGDLSLSCAGTFGVGGCAESSGVGVFGRSVSGNGVRGVSDTGNSVYGDSGSGIGVWGNSTTRGVVGTLGGTSCAGTYAVGGCAASGVGVLGRSSGNDAVVGESTSPNHAAVAGSNTGGGFAAYFEAGTAVCSFKAGTTGWACSSDRNLKENLEAVDAIKVLDAVTKMPITTWNMKGSKTRQMGPSAQDFYAAFRLGDGDKTINTTDAQGVALAAIQGLNTKLQAQNKALEARVQELESQLATLHSLQAEVAALKAQIRR, via the coding sequence GTGCCATACAACAAACTTTTCCTGGTGGGGGCCATGTTGACGGCGGGGGGATTGTTTGGGCTATCGGTAGGCGACCTGATTACCTTCAAGGCCGGAGACCCCATCAAGTCGGCAGAGGTCAATGCTAACTTCAGCACCCTCAAAGCTGCAGTGCAGTCCCTGGAGGCCCCCATCGGGGTCTCACGTCTGGCTGTGGAAGGCACCCCCGCCGACGGCAAGGTCTTGAAGCTCCAGGGTGCCAGCCTGACCTGGGCCGATGACCTCGTAGGCGGCCCTGGCACCAGCTACAACGCAGACGGCACCAGCCTCCAGCTTGTGGGCACCACCTTCTCGATTAAGGACGGTGGGGTGGGGAATGCCAAGCTTGCGGACGGTGCTGTTACCGCCGGCAAACTCTCGCTCCCCCTGAACCTCAGCAGCTCTAGCGCAACCGCAATCTCGCTCGTCAACACTGCCGGCAACGCGCTCAGCAGCGTAAGTAGCGGCGGCGGCATCGGGGTGCTGGGGCGTGGCACCACCCGGGGCATTGTGGGCACCCAGGGTGATCTGAGCCTGTCGTGCGCAGGCACCTTCGGGGTGGGCGGGTGCGCTGAGAGCAGCGGGGTTGGGGTTTTTGGGCGCAGCGTCAGTGGAAATGGGGTGCGCGGCGTTAGCGACACTGGTAACTCGGTCTACGGTGATAGTGGATCGGGTATTGGGGTGTGGGGGAACAGCACCACCCGGGGCGTGGTGGGCACTTTGGGGGGAACCTCCTGTGCCGGAACGTATGCGGTAGGCGGCTGTGCTGCTAGCGGGGTTGGGGTATTGGGCAGGAGTTCGGGCAACGATGCGGTGGTGGGAGAATCTACCAGCCCTAACCACGCGGCTGTTGCGGGATCCAATACGGGGGGTGGTTTCGCGGCCTACTTCGAGGCGGGCACGGCGGTCTGCTCCTTCAAGGCGGGCACTACCGGCTGGGCCTGCTCCTCCGACCGGAATCTCAAAGAGAACCTCGAGGCGGTGGACGCCATAAAGGTTTTGGACGCGGTGACCAAAATGCCCATCACCACCTGGAACATGAAAGGCTCCAAGACCCGCCAGATGGGCCCCTCAGCACAGGATTTCTATGCTGCTTTTAGGCTGGGTGACGGCGATAAAACCATCAACACCACCGACGCACAAGGGGTGGCGCTGGCTGCCATACAGGGCTTGAACACCAAACTGCAAGCCCAAAACAAGGCCCTCGAGGCCCGGGTGCAGGAGCTGGAGTCCCAACTTGCAACCCTTCACTCGCTACAAGCCGAAGTTGCGGCCCTAAAAGCCCAGATCAGGCGATAA